From Diaminobutyricibacter sp. McL0608, one genomic window encodes:
- the kynA gene encoding tryptophan 2,3-dioxygenase, which yields MTVDDNTREFDPDIVTDFSRRMSYGSYLDLDVLLSAQRPVSTPEHHDELLFIIQHQTTELWLKLVLHELRSACDLLRADQLQVALKRIARVKHIQKTLTEQWSVLATLTPTEYAEFRGFLGNSSGFQSYQYRAVEFVLGNKNRRMLSVFESDPAAHALLTDLLEQPSVYDEFLRYLHRAGFRIPQAILGRDVTEAHRFSPELVETFRGIYENATDHWAEYEACEELVDLEDNFQLWRFRHLKTVQRTIGMKTGTGGSTGVNFLQKALELTFFPELFAVRTEIGAPVPSLD from the coding sequence GTGACCGTCGACGACAACACCAGGGAATTCGATCCGGACATCGTCACCGACTTCAGCCGGCGGATGAGCTACGGCTCCTACCTCGACCTCGATGTCCTGCTCAGCGCGCAACGGCCGGTCAGCACGCCGGAACATCACGACGAACTGCTTTTCATCATCCAGCACCAGACCACCGAACTGTGGCTGAAGCTGGTGCTGCACGAGCTCCGGTCCGCGTGCGACCTGCTGCGCGCCGACCAGCTGCAGGTCGCCCTCAAGCGGATCGCGCGCGTCAAGCACATCCAGAAGACACTTACCGAGCAGTGGTCGGTCCTCGCCACTCTCACGCCGACCGAGTACGCCGAGTTCCGCGGCTTCCTCGGCAACTCGTCAGGGTTCCAGTCCTACCAGTACCGTGCGGTCGAGTTCGTGCTCGGCAACAAGAACCGGCGGATGCTCAGCGTCTTCGAGAGCGACCCGGCCGCCCATGCGCTGCTGACCGACCTGCTCGAGCAGCCGAGTGTGTACGACGAATTCCTGCGGTACCTGCATCGCGCCGGGTTCCGCATCCCCCAGGCCATCCTCGGCCGGGATGTCACCGAAGCCCACAGGTTCAGCCCGGAACTCGTCGAGACGTTCCGCGGGATCTACGAGAACGCGACCGACCACTGGGCCGAATACGAAGCTTGCGAGGAGCTGGTCGACCTCGAGGACAATTTTCAGCTCTGGAGGTTCCGGCACCTGAAGACCGTGCAGCGCACCATCGGCATGAAAACCGGAACCGGAGGCTCGACCGGCGTCAACTTCCTGCAGAAGGCGCTCGAGCTCACGTTCTTTCCTGAACTGTTCGCCGTACGCACCGAGATCGGCGCGCCCGTCCCCTCGTTAGACTGA
- a CDS encoding HAD family hydrolase, translating to MHSARRAARRAGGDWAQHPVLRALTAQKGTPMTKDGILTSEFDDAGTIDDVVAATETADDEFDEYDEFDVTDIDEVRREDDEDADEDVDLELVVFDLVGTTVMADGVTVVPGAEDVIGLLRDAGVKVAFTTGLPASSAQAVIRLLGSEDLADVVLGPADGRSDPYPDLALTALLRTGATSVEAMVVVGSTASGMAAGIASGAGLVVGVLTGAEDEATLSDAGADAVIGSIAELPALLGFDD from the coding sequence ATGCACAGCGCTCGCCGTGCAGCGCGCCGAGCGGGAGGGGACTGGGCGCAACACCCCGTTCTTCGCGCGCTGACCGCACAGAAAGGCACCCCAATGACCAAGGACGGGATCCTGACGTCGGAGTTCGACGACGCAGGAACGATCGACGACGTCGTCGCCGCCACCGAGACAGCAGACGACGAGTTCGACGAGTATGACGAGTTCGACGTCACCGACATCGACGAGGTCCGTCGTGAGGACGACGAGGATGCGGATGAGGACGTGGACCTGGAGCTCGTCGTGTTCGATCTGGTCGGCACGACGGTGATGGCGGACGGCGTGACCGTGGTACCCGGAGCGGAGGACGTGATCGGACTCCTGCGAGATGCGGGCGTGAAGGTCGCGTTCACCACCGGACTCCCGGCGTCGTCGGCCCAGGCCGTCATCCGCTTGCTCGGCAGCGAAGACCTGGCCGACGTGGTGCTCGGCCCCGCCGACGGGCGCAGCGACCCGTACCCCGACCTTGCGCTCACCGCTCTGCTGCGCACAGGAGCCACGAGTGTGGAAGCCATGGTGGTCGTCGGCAGCACAGCATCCGGGATGGCCGCCGGAATCGCCTCCGGCGCCGGCCTCGTCGTCGGGGTACTGACGGGAGCGGAGGACGAGGCGACGCTCAGCGACGCGGGAGCGGATGCGGTCATCGGCAGCATCGCCGAACTCCCCGCGTTGCTCGGTTTTGACGACTAG
- a CDS encoding type II toxin-antitoxin system RelE/ParE family toxin, with protein sequence MIHSFADRQTESVWARRHVRGLGPDLQRMAHRKLLILDAAETLGDCNAPPGNRLESLGGDRQGQHSIRINDQYRICFVWTPSGPSDVEIVDYH encoded by the coding sequence GTGATCCATTCGTTCGCCGACCGCCAAACCGAGTCCGTCTGGGCCAGAAGGCACGTTCGCGGATTGGGGCCGGATCTCCAGCGGATGGCGCATCGCAAACTGCTTATCCTCGACGCGGCCGAAACATTGGGCGATTGCAACGCACCACCGGGCAATCGACTTGAGAGCCTCGGCGGCGACCGCCAGGGACAGCACAGCATCCGCATCAACGACCAATACCGAATCTGCTTCGTCTGGACCCCGTCAGGGCCAAGCGACGTAGAGATCGTCGACTATCACTAG
- a CDS encoding VOC family protein yields MGAVTLLVADLDRMIAYYRDGVTLSVLSHEGGVAVLGRRTTPIVILRHAPELKHASPHEAGLFHTAILFDTQEALAAAVYSVARVAPGTFTGSADHLVSKAFYFSDPEGNGVELYWDRDRTQWSWVHGQVEMATLYLDPNAFLEENLTEGADIGQVGAATVGHVHLAVGDVASARAFYVDRLGFEATASLGSQALFVSAGGYHHHMAMNTWNSRGAGPRTLALGLGQVEIRVPGADDLGELTERMRHYGVEPRDDGRSVSFDDPWSNTVRAVAAA; encoded by the coding sequence ATGGGAGCGGTGACGCTTCTCGTCGCCGACCTCGACCGCATGATCGCGTACTACCGCGATGGCGTGACGCTCAGCGTGCTCAGCCACGAGGGCGGCGTCGCTGTACTCGGCCGCCGCACAACCCCGATCGTCATCCTGCGGCACGCGCCAGAGCTGAAGCACGCGTCGCCGCACGAGGCCGGTCTGTTCCACACGGCCATCCTGTTCGACACGCAGGAGGCGCTCGCCGCCGCCGTCTACTCGGTGGCGCGCGTGGCCCCCGGGACGTTCACCGGAAGCGCCGACCACCTGGTGAGCAAGGCCTTCTACTTCAGCGACCCCGAAGGCAACGGCGTCGAACTGTACTGGGATCGCGACCGGACCCAGTGGAGCTGGGTGCACGGGCAGGTCGAGATGGCGACGCTGTACCTCGACCCGAATGCGTTCCTCGAGGAGAACCTCACCGAAGGGGCGGACATCGGGCAGGTGGGCGCCGCAACGGTCGGCCACGTGCATCTGGCGGTGGGCGACGTCGCGTCGGCCCGGGCGTTCTACGTGGACCGGCTCGGCTTCGAGGCGACGGCGAGCCTCGGCAGTCAGGCGCTGTTCGTCAGCGCGGGCGGCTACCACCACCACATGGCGATGAACACCTGGAACAGCCGTGGCGCGGGCCCCCGCACACTCGCGCTCGGGCTGGGGCAGGTCGAGATCCGCGTGCCGGGTGCCGACGACCTCGGCGAACTCACCGAGCGGATGCGCCACTACGGCGTCGAGCCCCGTGACGACGGCCGGTCGGTCTCCTTCGACGACCCCTGGTCGAACACCGTGCGCGCCGTCGCCGCCGCCTGA
- a CDS encoding SDR family NAD(P)-dependent oxidoreductase: protein MTKTAFVLGANGLIGNAICFALGEAGIRVIPAARDNVALADLRERMLAAGLECPATETVDATDDDALSGAIARTASTHGMDIAVNNVGRGHRPAPLTELDPREFDDVVAVNFRAVAVAMRNELHELPDGGALVNIVSSAGTGGAPGMSAYSAAKHAVVGLTRTTAIDYAARGIRVNAVAPGPIESGPVMNQPAEVRAGIGKYVPMGRMGRADEVAAAVLWLATDASSYTTGLVLPVDGGKKA from the coding sequence ATGACGAAGACGGCTTTCGTTCTCGGAGCGAACGGACTGATCGGCAACGCGATCTGCTTCGCGCTCGGCGAGGCGGGCATCCGCGTGATCCCGGCGGCGCGCGACAACGTCGCGCTCGCCGACCTGCGCGAACGGATGCTCGCAGCCGGGCTCGAGTGCCCGGCGACCGAGACGGTGGATGCGACCGACGACGACGCGCTGTCCGGCGCCATCGCGCGCACAGCATCCACCCACGGGATGGACATCGCCGTCAACAACGTCGGTCGCGGCCATCGACCGGCACCGCTCACCGAGCTCGATCCGCGCGAGTTCGACGATGTCGTGGCCGTGAACTTCCGCGCGGTCGCCGTTGCGATGCGCAACGAGCTGCACGAACTGCCCGACGGGGGCGCACTCGTGAACATCGTGTCGAGCGCGGGGACCGGCGGCGCACCGGGCATGTCGGCTTACTCCGCCGCGAAGCACGCCGTCGTGGGGCTGACCCGGACGACGGCGATCGACTATGCCGCGCGCGGAATACGAGTGAACGCCGTCGCGCCGGGGCCGATCGAATCCGGGCCCGTGATGAACCAGCCGGCCGAGGTGCGCGCCGGCATCGGAAAGTACGTGCCGATGGGTCGCATGGGACGGGCCGACGAGGTCGCGGCAGCGGTCCTGTGGCTGGCGACGGACGCCTCCAGCTACACGACGGGGCTCGTGCTGCCCGTCGACGGCGGCAAGAAGGCCTGA
- a CDS encoding LCP family protein — protein MRIFRWVVVAVVALLVATGGYVWYNYQHFVSGVTHVDVISHSNAPAKDVDGTDQNILLVGDDHRPAGATAQQLAELGTTADGGGTNTDTMMVLHVPADGRKATLISFPRDSWVDIPGFGMNKLNAAFAFGSENGGGDAGGARLLITTIQNLTGLTIDHYVRISMLGFYDVVKALGPVQVCLNNAVDDPYSTVNLPKGVSTLDAHQALAFVRQRHGLPNGDLDRIVRQQYFLSVEARQVLSAGTLLNPLKLQNVLDAVSSSIQTDPGLDLIALATQLHGLSANNLSTATIPVSGTPTITVDGNDVSIVQVDTAAMPAFIHSVIGNPSAYDKATAAAPSSVTVTVLNGSATDGAAASNTTTLAALGFKTGTAGTTGTTATTTIEYPSGMESAAKAVASHVPGAALTATSSVSGVTLVLGTDGLQAQAAAASTGTASTPSTSATTPASPAKTYAQGACIN, from the coding sequence GTGCGTATATTCCGATGGGTCGTGGTCGCGGTCGTCGCCCTCCTCGTGGCGACCGGCGGCTACGTCTGGTACAACTACCAGCATTTCGTGTCCGGCGTCACCCACGTCGACGTGATCTCCCACTCGAACGCGCCCGCCAAAGACGTGGACGGCACCGACCAGAACATCCTGCTCGTGGGAGACGACCACCGTCCCGCCGGCGCGACAGCGCAGCAGCTGGCCGAACTCGGAACCACGGCCGACGGCGGTGGCACCAACACCGACACCATGATGGTCCTGCACGTGCCGGCCGACGGACGCAAGGCGACGCTCATCTCGTTCCCCCGCGACTCCTGGGTCGACATCCCCGGGTTCGGAATGAACAAGCTGAACGCCGCATTCGCGTTCGGCAGCGAGAACGGCGGCGGGGATGCCGGGGGCGCGCGCCTGCTGATCACGACCATCCAGAACCTCACCGGGCTCACCATCGACCACTACGTGCGAATCTCGATGCTCGGGTTCTACGACGTCGTCAAGGCACTCGGACCCGTGCAGGTGTGTCTGAACAACGCCGTCGACGACCCGTACTCGACCGTGAACCTGCCGAAAGGCGTCTCGACACTCGACGCACACCAGGCGCTCGCGTTCGTACGCCAGCGCCACGGGCTGCCCAACGGCGACCTCGACCGGATCGTCCGTCAGCAGTACTTCCTGTCGGTCGAAGCGCGCCAGGTGCTGTCGGCCGGCACCCTCCTCAACCCGCTCAAACTGCAGAACGTGCTCGATGCGGTCAGCTCGTCCATCCAGACCGATCCCGGCCTCGACCTGATCGCGCTCGCGACCCAGCTCCACGGGCTCAGCGCGAACAACCTGTCCACGGCGACCATCCCGGTCAGTGGCACCCCGACGATCACGGTCGACGGGAACGATGTGTCGATCGTCCAGGTGGACACGGCGGCGATGCCCGCGTTCATCCACTCGGTCATCGGGAATCCGAGCGCCTACGACAAAGCGACGGCGGCGGCACCGTCGTCGGTGACGGTCACGGTTCTGAACGGAAGCGCGACGGATGGCGCAGCCGCGAGCAACACCACGACGCTTGCCGCTCTCGGCTTCAAGACCGGCACAGCGGGAACGACCGGAACGACCGCGACGACGACCATCGAGTATCCGTCGGGGATGGAGTCCGCGGCGAAGGCGGTCGCCTCGCACGTTCCGGGGGCCGCGCTGACGGCGACGTCGTCGGTGAGCGGTGTCACACTCGTGCTCGGAACCGACGGTCTGCAGGCGCAGGCGGCGGCCGCATCCACAGGCACCGCATCCACTCCGTCAACGTCCGCGACCACCCCGGCCTCCCCTGCCAAGACCTACGCGCAGGGAGCCTGCATCAACTGA
- a CDS encoding amidohydrolase family protein translates to MVADGFTLGVEQWWSGGWRDRTVFVAAGGRLHAVGDRQTDADLELPGTLFPRLIDHHVHLGLTDPSALMAGGITAVADLGWVPSEVARLRDASRDPKSGLPEVSIAGALITCPGGYPSQSSWAPPGATVEVRDAADAEAAVDAQVAIRASAIKFTMNSEAGPAPSADLAAAIVGAAHRAGLPAVVHAQGVGQARRAFEAGADRFAHTPFSERLDDDLIDAMADGGTEWVSTLDIHGWGTPIGDFKLALDNLRRFADAGGRILYGTDLGNGALPVGVNGRELLALAAAGLDRDRLVSAIAGDELLTTIGPRFAWAPGRPPSDPAAAAQWLTTSRGVTVDSLTR, encoded by the coding sequence GTGGTCGCCGACGGGTTCACGCTCGGCGTCGAGCAGTGGTGGTCGGGCGGGTGGCGTGACCGCACCGTTTTCGTCGCGGCGGGTGGCCGGCTGCACGCCGTCGGCGATCGCCAGACGGATGCGGACCTCGAACTGCCGGGGACGCTGTTCCCGCGCCTGATCGATCACCACGTGCACCTCGGGCTCACCGACCCGTCCGCGCTGATGGCGGGCGGCATCACCGCCGTCGCGGACCTCGGCTGGGTTCCCTCCGAGGTGGCGCGCCTCCGCGATGCGAGCAGGGACCCGAAATCCGGCCTGCCCGAGGTGAGCATCGCGGGCGCGCTCATCACGTGCCCGGGCGGCTACCCGTCGCAGAGCTCGTGGGCGCCCCCGGGAGCCACGGTGGAGGTACGGGACGCGGCGGATGCGGAAGCGGCGGTGGATGCGCAGGTCGCGATCCGTGCATCCGCCATCAAGTTCACGATGAACAGCGAAGCCGGGCCTGCGCCTTCGGCCGACCTCGCGGCCGCGATCGTCGGCGCCGCCCATCGCGCAGGACTCCCCGCTGTCGTGCACGCCCAAGGTGTCGGGCAGGCACGCCGCGCGTTCGAAGCGGGCGCCGACCGCTTCGCGCACACGCCGTTCTCGGAACGTCTCGACGACGACCTCATCGACGCGATGGCCGACGGCGGCACGGAATGGGTGTCCACACTCGATATCCACGGATGGGGTACCCCGATCGGCGACTTCAAGCTCGCCCTCGACAACCTGCGCCGTTTCGCCGACGCGGGGGGCCGCATCCTGTACGGAACCGACCTCGGCAACGGCGCGCTCCCGGTGGGCGTGAACGGCCGCGAGCTGCTCGCTCTCGCGGCGGCCGGGCTCGACCGGGATCGGCTGGTCTCGGCCATCGCCGGCGACGAACTCCTCACCACGATCGGTCCGCGCTTCGCGTGGGCGCCCGGGCGACCGCCTTCGGACCCGGCCGCAGCCGCACAATGGCTCACGACATCCCGCGGCGTCACGGTCGACTCCCTCACCCGCTGA
- a CDS encoding HigA family addiction module antitoxin, whose protein sequence is MTTAHPPIHPGEILLEEYLKPLGLSQYALAKAIHVPAPRIGSIVHGTRSITPDTALRLARAFGTTPRFWLNLQNRYDLDVEQAAHAAELATITPLIAS, encoded by the coding sequence ATGACCACCGCGCACCCTCCGATCCATCCCGGAGAGATCCTGCTCGAGGAGTACCTCAAGCCGCTCGGATTGAGCCAGTACGCGCTTGCAAAGGCGATCCATGTCCCCGCGCCGCGCATTGGAAGCATTGTCCACGGCACTCGTTCGATCACGCCGGACACCGCGCTCAGGCTTGCGCGCGCGTTCGGCACGACTCCTCGTTTCTGGCTGAATCTTCAGAACCGATACGACCTCGACGTCGAGCAGGCGGCACATGCCGCCGAGCTCGCGACTATTACCCCGCTCATCGCAAGCTGA
- a CDS encoding alcohol dehydrogenase catalytic domain-containing protein, whose amino-acid sequence MFPSATAMVWTGEGHAHEAVAVPGVRLSPGDALVEVELATVCGSDVHTVLGHHAAPTPLILGHEQVGRVVALGQGGAKTTDGHRVSLGERIVWSVSVPCGRCVRCRRGLGQRCVDVQRYGHERMRRGWELSGGFATHAHVLAGTPMVAVPDDVPATVLAPASCATATVAAAIEAASEIAVLDGAVVVVTGAGMLGLTATAMATDAGAHVVVSDPVDERRETAFAFGAEAVADPRVGVNSPRGLAAAIAKAGGRRVDCTVGLDMSGAPDAVRTLLTTVDVGGVVVLVRSLAPGADLPLDPEQLIRQLLTVRGVHDYAPRHLEHAVKFLVGAGSRFPFAEQVASMLPLAEVDEALALAAAGVGPRVAVSPRM is encoded by the coding sequence GTGTTCCCGTCCGCTACAGCGATGGTGTGGACGGGCGAGGGCCATGCGCACGAGGCGGTCGCCGTTCCCGGGGTCCGGCTGAGCCCGGGGGATGCGCTGGTCGAGGTCGAACTGGCGACAGTGTGCGGGTCGGATGTGCACACCGTTCTCGGGCATCACGCGGCCCCGACGCCGCTCATCCTCGGCCACGAACAGGTCGGCCGGGTGGTCGCCCTCGGCCAGGGCGGTGCGAAGACGACGGATGGCCATCGCGTCTCTCTCGGCGAGCGGATCGTGTGGTCGGTGTCCGTTCCGTGCGGACGCTGCGTGCGTTGCCGCCGCGGGCTCGGCCAGAGATGCGTTGACGTGCAGCGCTATGGGCACGAACGGATGCGCAGGGGCTGGGAGCTTTCGGGCGGGTTCGCCACCCACGCCCACGTCCTCGCGGGCACCCCGATGGTCGCGGTCCCGGATGATGTTCCAGCCACCGTGCTCGCACCGGCATCCTGTGCCACCGCAACCGTCGCTGCGGCGATCGAGGCCGCCTCGGAGATCGCCGTTCTGGACGGTGCGGTTGTCGTCGTCACAGGCGCGGGGATGCTCGGGCTGACAGCCACGGCGATGGCGACCGATGCGGGAGCGCATGTCGTCGTCAGCGATCCTGTCGACGAGCGACGCGAGACCGCGTTCGCGTTCGGAGCTGAAGCCGTCGCCGACCCTCGCGTGGGCGTGAACTCCCCGCGCGGATTGGCCGCCGCCATCGCCAAGGCCGGTGGGCGACGGGTCGACTGCACGGTGGGACTCGACATGTCGGGAGCCCCCGACGCCGTCCGCACGCTGCTGACGACCGTGGATGTCGGCGGTGTCGTCGTGCTGGTGCGTTCGCTGGCTCCGGGCGCCGACCTGCCGCTCGATCCGGAGCAGCTGATACGCCAGCTGCTCACGGTGCGGGGCGTCCACGACTACGCTCCGCGGCACCTCGAGCATGCGGTGAAGTTCCTGGTCGGGGCGGGGTCACGTTTTCCTTTCGCCGAACAGGTCGCGAGCATGCTGCCGCTGGCCGAAGTGGATGAAGCACTCGCGCTCGCTGCCGCCGGTGTCGGTCCGCGCGTCGCCGTCTCCCCCCGCATGTAG
- a CDS encoding kynureninase gives MTEPTPGSAPRPASSSGVDAHLGYARRMDRSDGLAHFRRQFHGIPQDSDAGDGGAGAADTGSVVAYFDGNSLGRPTRASLERIQKFLTEAWGGRLIRGWDEEWMALPFTIGDAIGRAAIGAAPGQTFVGDSTTVTLYKLARAALESQLSLRDDGPFRTEIVVDTDNFPTDRYVLEGIAKERNLTLRWIESDTAGGVTPGQVAAVVGPQTSLVLLSHVAYRSGFIADVPAITKIAHDAGALVLWDLCHSAGSVPVELDAWGVDLAAGCTYKYLNGGPGSPAFGYVRAELQDALTQPIQGWMGTQEVFTMGPRYEAAYGIRRFISGTPAIVGMLAMQDTIAMIEQCGIQAVRDKSIALTEFAIALADDWLAPLGVTVASPRDPAMRGGHVTLSHPAMREVTARLWAQDVLPDYRDPGGLRIGLSPLSTSFEETYRGMAAVRETLRAELLERSGLG, from the coding sequence ATGACCGAACCCACACCCGGCAGCGCTCCCAGGCCCGCATCCTCGTCGGGCGTCGACGCCCACCTCGGCTATGCGCGGCGGATGGACCGCAGCGACGGTCTCGCGCACTTCCGCCGGCAGTTCCACGGCATCCCGCAGGATTCGGATGCCGGCGACGGCGGTGCGGGCGCGGCCGACACGGGCAGCGTCGTCGCCTATTTCGACGGCAACTCGCTCGGACGGCCGACCCGCGCCAGCCTGGAGCGCATCCAGAAGTTCCTCACCGAGGCGTGGGGCGGGCGCCTCATCCGCGGCTGGGACGAAGAATGGATGGCGCTGCCGTTCACGATCGGCGACGCGATCGGGCGCGCGGCGATCGGCGCAGCGCCCGGCCAGACCTTCGTCGGCGACTCGACGACTGTCACCCTGTACAAGCTCGCCCGCGCGGCCCTCGAATCACAGCTCTCCCTCCGCGACGACGGGCCGTTCCGCACCGAGATCGTCGTCGACACCGACAACTTCCCGACCGACCGGTACGTGCTCGAAGGAATCGCGAAGGAGCGCAACCTCACCCTGCGCTGGATCGAATCGGACACGGCGGGGGGCGTCACACCGGGGCAGGTCGCGGCGGTGGTCGGGCCGCAGACCTCTCTCGTTCTCCTCAGCCACGTCGCCTACCGGTCCGGTTTCATCGCCGACGTCCCCGCCATCACGAAGATCGCGCACGACGCAGGCGCCCTGGTGCTCTGGGACCTGTGCCACTCCGCCGGTTCGGTGCCGGTCGAACTCGACGCATGGGGCGTCGACCTCGCGGCCGGATGCACGTACAAATACCTGAACGGCGGCCCCGGCTCGCCCGCGTTCGGCTATGTGAGGGCAGAGCTGCAGGATGCACTGACGCAGCCGATCCAGGGGTGGATGGGGACCCAGGAAGTCTTCACGATGGGCCCGCGCTACGAGGCGGCATACGGCATCCGTCGCTTCATCAGCGGCACGCCTGCGATCGTCGGGATGCTCGCGATGCAGGACACGATCGCGATGATCGAGCAGTGCGGCATCCAGGCCGTCCGTGACAAGTCGATCGCCCTCACCGAGTTCGCCATCGCGCTCGCCGACGACTGGCTGGCCCCGCTCGGTGTGACGGTCGCGAGCCCGCGCGACCCCGCCATGCGCGGAGGACATGTCACCCTCAGCCACCCGGCCATGCGTGAGGTGACGGCGCGACTCTGGGCGCAGGATGTCCTCCCGGACTACCGCGACCCGGGCGGCCTCCGGATCGGCCTGTCGCCGCTCAGCACCAGCTTCGAGGAGACGT
- a CDS encoding phosphoribosylaminoimidazolesuccinocarboxamide synthase, with product MNSTSSVLPGWSHVYSGKVRDLYVPGQATGLDDASAVLVVASDRVSAFDHVLEPGIPGKGELLTTLSLWWFDQLADVPNHLLADHRFDGERVVDDIPDAVAGRAMLVKPLDMYPVECVVRGYLTGSGWTEYLNTHSVCGIPLPAGLSNGDRLPTPIYTPAWKAPMGQHDENITFERTVELVGEDAATRLRDLSLSIYTEAAAIAEKRGVIIADTKFEFGADRETGAITLADEVLTSDSSRYWDAAAWATGTTPDERMASFDKQIVRNWLAANWDNTGTPPELPADIVERTAARYRELLERLTGE from the coding sequence GTGAACTCGACATCCTCGGTCCTGCCCGGCTGGTCGCACGTCTACTCCGGAAAGGTGCGCGACCTGTACGTCCCGGGGCAGGCCACCGGGCTGGATGACGCCAGTGCCGTCCTCGTCGTCGCCAGCGACCGCGTCAGTGCGTTCGACCACGTGCTCGAGCCCGGCATCCCGGGCAAAGGCGAACTGCTCACCACCCTCAGCCTGTGGTGGTTCGACCAGCTCGCGGATGTGCCCAATCATCTGCTCGCCGACCACCGGTTCGACGGCGAGCGCGTCGTCGACGACATCCCGGATGCGGTCGCCGGGCGCGCCATGCTCGTCAAGCCGCTGGACATGTACCCGGTCGAATGCGTCGTGCGCGGCTACCTCACCGGCAGCGGCTGGACCGAGTATCTGAACACTCACAGCGTGTGCGGGATCCCGCTTCCGGCCGGCCTCTCCAACGGGGATCGTCTTCCGACGCCCATCTACACTCCCGCCTGGAAGGCGCCGATGGGGCAGCACGACGAGAACATCACGTTCGAGCGCACGGTCGAGCTGGTCGGTGAGGATGCGGCCACGAGGCTGCGCGACCTGTCGCTGTCGATCTACACCGAGGCGGCGGCGATCGCGGAGAAGCGCGGCGTCATCATCGCCGACACCAAGTTCGAGTTCGGCGCTGATCGCGAGACCGGCGCGATAACCCTCGCCGACGAGGTACTGACCAGCGACTCGAGCCGCTACTGGGATGCTGCAGCCTGGGCGACAGGCACGACACCCGACGAGCGGATGGCGAGCTTCGACAAGCAGATCGTACGCAACTGGCTCGCCGCGAACTGGGACAACACCGGCACTCCGCCCGAGCTGCCTGCGGACATCGTCGAACGCACCGCCGCCCGCTACCGCGAGCTTCTGGAACGCCTCACCGGCGAGTGA